A portion of the Luxibacter massiliensis genome contains these proteins:
- a CDS encoding amino acid ABC transporter permease, with protein MLQTLQGKFNANFIEDDRWKYILDGLGVTLQVTFFAVIIGIVIGFLVAIVRSTYDKTGRLKILNVLCKIYLTVIRGTPVVVQLLIIYFVIFGSSDISKVVVAIMAFGLNSGAYVAEIFRSGIMSVDNGQFEAGRSLGFNYVQTMIYIVMPQAFKNVLPALGNEFIVLLKETSVSGYIALQDLTKGGDIIRSRTYDAFMPLIAVALIYLVMVMIFTKLVNMLERRLRNSDH; from the coding sequence ATGTTGCAGACATTGCAGGGGAAATTTAATGCAAATTTTATAGAAGACGACCGTTGGAAATATATTTTAGACGGCCTCGGCGTTACACTGCAGGTGACATTTTTTGCAGTGATAATCGGTATAGTAATCGGGTTTCTTGTGGCCATTGTGCGCTCCACTTATGATAAGACGGGAAGGCTGAAAATACTCAATGTACTGTGTAAAATTTATCTGACAGTTATCCGTGGGACGCCGGTAGTCGTACAGCTTCTTATTATATATTTTGTTATATTCGGCAGTTCCGATATAAGTAAAGTGGTGGTGGCTATTATGGCTTTTGGACTGAACTCAGGCGCTTATGTTGCTGAGATATTCCGTTCCGGGATTATGTCTGTTGATAATGGGCAGTTTGAGGCGGGCCGCAGCCTTGGATTCAATTATGTACAGACAATGATTTATATTGTAATGCCCCAGGCGTTTAAAAATGTGCTGCCGGCCCTTGGAAATGAGTTTATTGTGCTGCTAAAAGAAACGTCTGTATCAGGCTATATTGCCCTTCAGGACCTGACTAAGGGCGGGGATATTATAAGAAGCCGCACATATGATGCATTTATGCCCCTCATTGCCGTGGCGCTGATTTATCTTGTCATGGTGATGATATTTACAAAACTTGTAAATATGCTGGAGAGGAGGCTGAGGAACAGTGACCACTAG
- the adhE gene encoding bifunctional acetaldehyde-CoA/alcohol dehydrogenase, whose translation MAKKDQAVVPEIVDSVETLEAKMKAMREAQKVFASFTQEQVDKIFYEAAMAANKQRIPLAKMAVEETQRGIAEDKVIKNHYAAEYIYNAYKNTKTCGVIEEDAAFGIRKIAEPIGLVAAVIPTTNPTSTAIFKTLLCLKTRNAIIISPHPAAKACTIAAAKVVLDAAVKAGAPEGIIGWIDVPSLDLTNAVMKDADIILATGGPGMVKAAYSSGKPALGVGAGNTPVIIDDTADIKLAVNSIIHSKTFDNGMICASEQSVTVLNSIYEEVKREFAYRGCYFLKKGAELDKVRKTIIINGALNSKIPGKSAYEIAKMAGVDVPEDTKILIGEVESVDISEEFAHEKLSPVLAMYKAGTFEEALAKAEQLVADGGYGHTASLYVHPAESDKIAKHAQAMKTCRILINTPSSHGGIGDLYNFKLAPSLTLGCGSWGGNSVSENVGVKHLLNIKTVAERRENMLWFRTPEKVYFKKGCMPVALDELGTIMHKMKAFIVTDSFLYKNGYVTPIEEKLDEMGIQHTCFYEVAPDPTLQCAQKGADMMRSFEPDTIIALGGGSAMDAAKIMWVMYEHPEANFEDMAMDFMDIRKRVFTFPKMGEKAYFVAIPTSSGTGSEVTPFAIITDADTGVKWPLADYELLPNMAIVDVDNMMTQPKGLTSASGIDVMTHAIEAYVSIMATDYTDGLAMKAVKMVFDYLPSAYENGASDPKAREMMANASCMAGMAFANAFLGLNHSMAHKLGAFHHLPHGVANAVLLTEVMKYNSAEVPTKMGTFSQYQYPHALARYAELGRFAGCAGKDDQEVFENLLVKLEDLKEKIGIKKSIKDYGIDEKYFLDTLDDMVEQAFNDQCTGANPRYPLFKEIKEIYLKCYYGK comes from the coding sequence ATGGCAAAGAAGGATCAGGCAGTGGTACCGGAAATTGTTGACAGTGTAGAAACACTTGAAGCAAAAATGAAAGCAATGCGTGAAGCGCAGAAAGTATTTGCATCCTTTACACAGGAACAGGTTGATAAAATCTTCTATGAGGCGGCGATGGCAGCCAATAAACAACGTATTCCTCTGGCAAAAATGGCCGTAGAAGAAACACAGAGGGGCATTGCAGAGGATAAGGTTATTAAGAATCATTATGCAGCAGAATACATTTATAATGCATATAAGAATACAAAGACATGTGGAGTTATAGAAGAAGACGCAGCATTCGGCATCAGGAAGATAGCAGAACCTATCGGATTGGTTGCAGCGGTTATCCCCACAACGAATCCTACATCCACAGCAATCTTCAAAACATTGCTTTGCCTGAAAACAAGAAATGCTATTATTATTAGTCCCCATCCGGCCGCAAAGGCATGTACGATTGCAGCGGCAAAGGTTGTTTTGGATGCCGCGGTAAAGGCTGGGGCGCCGGAAGGGATTATCGGGTGGATTGACGTGCCTTCCCTGGATCTGACAAACGCGGTTATGAAGGACGCGGATATTATCCTTGCAACCGGAGGCCCGGGAATGGTAAAGGCGGCCTACTCATCGGGAAAGCCGGCATTGGGCGTTGGAGCCGGGAATACACCTGTTATTATAGATGATACTGCAGATATTAAGCTGGCGGTAAATTCAATTATCCATTCTAAAACATTTGATAATGGTATGATCTGTGCTTCTGAGCAGTCAGTTACCGTATTGAATAGTATTTACGAGGAAGTTAAGAGGGAGTTCGCATACCGGGGCTGCTATTTCCTGAAAAAAGGTGCAGAGCTAGATAAAGTGCGCAAGACGATTATCATTAATGGTGCGCTCAACAGCAAGATACCTGGGAAATCGGCATACGAGATCGCAAAGATGGCGGGAGTGGATGTTCCAGAGGATACAAAAATATTAATTGGGGAAGTAGAGTCTGTCGATATTTCAGAGGAATTTGCCCATGAGAAGCTATCTCCTGTGCTTGCAATGTACAAGGCAGGGACATTTGAAGAGGCTCTTGCTAAGGCAGAGCAGCTTGTTGCTGACGGGGGATATGGGCATACAGCATCTCTCTATGTGCATCCTGCTGAGTCTGACAAGATTGCAAAACATGCACAGGCTATGAAAACCTGCCGTATTCTGATTAATACACCGTCTTCCCACGGCGGCATCGGTGACCTTTATAACTTTAAGCTGGCTCCGTCCCTGACCCTGGGCTGTGGTTCCTGGGGGGGCAACTCCGTATCTGAGAATGTAGGGGTGAAGCATCTGCTGAATATAAAGACTGTCGCTGAGAGGAGAGAAAATATGCTGTGGTTCCGGACACCTGAAAAGGTTTATTTCAAAAAAGGCTGTATGCCAGTTGCGTTAGATGAGCTGGGGACAATTATGCATAAAATGAAAGCATTTATTGTTACTGACAGCTTTTTGTATAAGAATGGGTATGTAACTCCTATTGAAGAAAAATTAGATGAAATGGGAATCCAACATACATGCTTTTATGAGGTGGCTCCTGATCCGACTCTCCAGTGTGCCCAGAAGGGGGCAGATATGATGCGTTCCTTTGAGCCAGATACAATCATCGCACTTGGCGGCGGATCTGCCATGGATGCCGCTAAAATTATGTGGGTGATGTATGAGCATCCAGAAGCTAACTTTGAAGATATGGCTATGGATTTTATGGATATCCGTAAGAGAGTATTTACCTTCCCTAAAATGGGAGAAAAAGCTTATTTTGTGGCAATTCCGACTTCTTCAGGAACGGGGTCAGAGGTAACGCCATTTGCAATTATTACAGATGCAGACACAGGAGTAAAATGGCCTCTGGCAGATTATGAGCTGCTTCCGAACATGGCGATTGTGGACGTGGATAATATGATGACACAGCCGAAAGGCCTGACCAGCGCTTCTGGTATTGATGTCATGACACATGCAATTGAGGCCTACGTGTCTATCATGGCAACAGATTACACCGACGGCCTGGCTATGAAAGCAGTAAAAATGGTATTTGACTATCTGCCTTCTGCATATGAGAATGGGGCCAGTGACCCGAAGGCACGTGAGATGATGGCAAACGCATCTTGCATGGCAGGTATGGCATTTGCGAATGCTTTCCTTGGTCTTAACCATTCTATGGCGCATAAGCTGGGAGCTTTCCACCACCTTCCTCACGGAGTGGCTAATGCTGTGCTGCTGACAGAGGTTATGAAGTATAATTCGGCTGAAGTTCCGACAAAGATGGGGACGTTTTCACAGTACCAGTACCCACATGCCCTTGCCAGATACGCTGAATTAGGCCGGTTTGCGGGATGTGCGGGAAAAGATGACCAGGAAGTATTTGAAAACCTGCTGGTTAAGCTGGAAGATTTAAAAGAAAAAATCGGTATCAAAAAATCAATCAAAGACTATGGCATTGATGAAAAATACTTCCTCGATACCCTGGATGACATGGTTGAACAGGCATTCAACGACCAGTGTACAGGAGCTAATCCAAGATACCCACTGTTTAAGGAGATAAAAGAAATTTATTTGAAATGCTACTATGGTAAATAA
- a CDS encoding amino acid ABC transporter ATP-binding protein, which yields MTTSGDVLIKVEGLYKVFNNKLHALDGVSEEIHRGEVVVIVGPSGSGKSTFLRSLNLLEIPTRGHIYFEGTDITGKETDIDQHRQRMGMVFQHFNLFPHKTILENITLAPVKLLKKSKEEAEKRAMELLKLVGLESKANAYPSHLSGGQKQRIAIVRSLAMDPDVMLFDEPTSALDPEMVGEVLELMKKLANDGMTMVVVTHEMGFAKEVATRVIFMDEGKIKEQGTPKDFFDNPSEPRLQEFLSKIL from the coding sequence GTGACCACTAGTGGAGATGTATTAATCAAGGTAGAAGGGTTATATAAGGTTTTTAACAATAAGCTCCATGCCCTGGATGGGGTTTCTGAGGAAATCCACAGAGGGGAGGTTGTGGTTATAGTAGGGCCCTCAGGTTCCGGGAAGTCTACGTTTCTGCGTTCCCTGAATTTACTGGAAATACCTACCAGAGGGCATATTTATTTTGAGGGAACTGATATAACGGGCAAGGAAACAGATATAGACCAGCACCGTCAGAGAATGGGAATGGTATTTCAGCATTTTAACCTGTTTCCACATAAGACCATACTGGAAAATATTACTCTTGCCCCGGTGAAGCTTTTAAAAAAGAGCAAGGAAGAAGCAGAAAAGAGGGCCATGGAGCTTTTGAAGCTGGTAGGGCTTGAAAGTAAGGCTAATGCATATCCATCTCATCTGTCAGGAGGGCAGAAGCAGCGTATAGCGATTGTGCGTTCTCTGGCGATGGATCCAGACGTAATGCTTTTTGACGAGCCTACATCTGCGCTGGATCCAGAAATGGTAGGGGAAGTGCTTGAGCTGATGAAAAAGCTGGCCAATGATGGCATGACAATGGTTGTCGTGACACATGAGATGGGATTTGCCAAAGAGGTTGCTACCAGAGTCATCTTTATGGATGAAGGGAAAATAAAAGAACAGGGAACACCGAAAGATTTCTTTGATAATCCTTCTGAACCAAGGCTACAGGAATTTCTTTCTAAAATCTTATAA
- a CDS encoding cell wall hydrolase: MKFRSKGRGQALITFVCSLALILSIIPVQAEDKKSLENKTSNLQKQLNGINEDLLAISNEITETEMQVEITNSEIQRTKDSLAEAQANESRQYEDMKSRIKYMYETGNATLLDMLFSADDMSDFLNKADFIQNISDYDRDMLMELQDTRQKIADQKQTLEDQQASLTNLQQDLEGRQAALSQKAQETSTDLAAFNAQLEQLRAEEAARLAAEAAAAAAAAEAAANVSSGNTGNNTSSDSSPNTPAPTPGSGYDDTVVNGGASEVAGSDLDVFAAILDCEAMYDYDSMLAVATVIMNRVQSPLFPNSITEVVYAGGQFEPVWTGRLDAVLASGASDLAYTVAQDAINGARLAAVSDCYYFLYAGATDRPGVNIGNNLFFQSW; this comes from the coding sequence ATGAAATTTCGCTCAAAAGGCAGGGGACAGGCACTCATTACATTCGTATGTTCTCTTGCATTAATACTTTCCATTATTCCAGTCCAGGCTGAGGATAAGAAGAGTCTTGAAAATAAAACCTCAAACCTGCAGAAGCAGCTTAATGGAATTAACGAGGATCTGCTTGCTATAAGCAACGAAATCACAGAAACCGAAATGCAGGTAGAAATTACAAACAGTGAGATACAAAGAACCAAGGACTCCCTGGCAGAAGCCCAGGCCAATGAATCACGTCAATATGAGGATATGAAATCCCGTATTAAGTATATGTATGAAACTGGCAACGCAACACTGCTGGACATGCTGTTTTCAGCCGATGATATGTCTGATTTCCTGAATAAAGCTGACTTTATACAGAATATCAGCGATTATGACCGGGATATGCTGATGGAACTTCAGGATACACGCCAGAAGATAGCCGATCAGAAGCAAACCCTGGAGGATCAGCAGGCCTCCCTGACAAATCTCCAACAGGATCTGGAGGGCAGGCAGGCTGCGCTGTCCCAGAAAGCCCAGGAGACGTCAACTGACCTTGCCGCTTTTAACGCACAGCTTGAACAATTGCGTGCTGAAGAGGCTGCAAGGCTGGCAGCAGAAGCTGCCGCTGCCGCCGCTGCTGCTGAAGCTGCCGCCAATGTTTCCTCTGGCAATACTGGTAACAATACATCCTCTGACAGTTCTCCAAATACTCCTGCACCTACACCAGGAAGCGGATATGATGACACCGTTGTCAACGGTGGCGCTTCGGAAGTCGCAGGCAGTGATTTAGATGTGTTTGCTGCTATCCTGGACTGCGAGGCCATGTATGATTATGATTCTATGCTTGCAGTGGCCACAGTAATCATGAACCGTGTACAGAGTCCTCTGTTCCCCAATTCTATCACGGAAGTCGTATATGCCGGCGGTCAGTTTGAACCGGTATGGACAGGCCGGTTAGATGCGGTGCTCGCAAGCGGCGCCAGCGATTTAGCGTATACTGTCGCACAGGATGCCATTAATGGTGCCCGCCTTGCGGCCGTGTCAGATTGTTATTATTTTCTATATGCAGGGGCAACAGACCGGCCTGGCGTAAATATAGGCAATAATTTATTTTTCCAAAGCTGGTAG
- a CDS encoding basic amino acid ABC transporter substrate-binding protein, whose product MKKKVLSLMLASVCVISMAACGSKEKEDSGQDTLVMATNAEFPPYEFYEGDDVVGIDADIASAVAEEMGMTLKIEDMAFDSIIAAVSSGKADIGAAGMTVTEDRLENVDFTDTYATATQVIIVTEDSDIAGPDGLAGKKIGVQLGTTGDIYADDIEDATVERYNKGFEAVQALQQGKIDAVVIDGEPAKEFVKEAEGLKILDEAFTEEEYAIAVAKGNDELKDKINEALANLKESGKLDEIVAKYISADSEE is encoded by the coding sequence ATGAAAAAGAAAGTTTTAAGTTTGATGCTGGCATCTGTCTGTGTGATTTCTATGGCTGCCTGTGGTTCCAAGGAAAAGGAGGACTCAGGACAGGATACTTTAGTGATGGCCACAAATGCAGAGTTCCCGCCTTATGAGTTTTATGAAGGGGATGATGTTGTAGGTATCGATGCAGATATTGCATCAGCAGTGGCAGAAGAGATGGGGATGACTTTAAAAATTGAAGATATGGCATTTGATTCTATAATCGCTGCAGTGTCCAGTGGGAAAGCAGATATTGGGGCGGCAGGCATGACTGTGACAGAGGACCGCCTTGAAAATGTTGATTTCACCGATACATATGCCACTGCAACACAGGTTATTATTGTGACAGAGGACAGTGATATAGCAGGGCCGGACGGCCTGGCCGGTAAAAAGATCGGTGTGCAGCTTGGCACTACGGGGGACATTTACGCAGACGATATCGAGGACGCTACAGTAGAGCGTTACAATAAGGGATTTGAAGCTGTACAGGCCTTGCAGCAGGGGAAAATTGACGCGGTTGTCATTGACGGGGAACCGGCAAAAGAGTTTGTGAAAGAGGCCGAAGGGTTAAAGATACTGGACGAAGCTTTTACAGAGGAAGAGTATGCCATCGCAGTGGCAAAAGGGAATGATGAACTGAAAGACAAAATCAACGAGGCATTGGCGAATCTGAAAGAATCAGGAAAGTTGGACGAGATCGTGGCCAAATATATCAGTGCCGATAGTGAAGAATAA
- a CDS encoding aminoglycoside phosphotransferase family protein → MKLEESRLIVKRPYKEVYKYDDSIVKVFAATHPKSDIFNEALNTARVEESGLDIPRVKEVRQINGKWALVIDYKEGKTLEDMMESDKGNLEKYMADFVDLQMTIHGKSAPLLNKLKDKLARQINSLKDVDATTRYELLTRLESMPKHTKICHGDFNPSNVIVGKNGKMTVVDWAHASQGNASADAAMTYLLFALKDQGTADLYMDVFCKKSDTARQYVQQWLPIVAAAQLTKNNTLERDFLLRWIDVIDYQ, encoded by the coding sequence ATGAAGCTGGAAGAAAGCAGGTTAATTGTAAAGCGTCCCTACAAAGAAGTGTACAAATATGACGACAGTATAGTAAAAGTATTTGCCGCCACACATCCAAAATCAGACATATTCAATGAAGCGCTTAATACAGCAAGGGTAGAAGAGTCGGGACTGGATATCCCCCGGGTGAAAGAGGTAAGGCAGATTAACGGAAAATGGGCCCTTGTTATAGACTACAAGGAGGGCAAGACTTTAGAAGACATGATGGAGTCTGACAAAGGGAACCTTGAGAAATATATGGCAGATTTTGTAGATCTTCAGATGACCATACATGGGAAAAGCGCACCGCTTCTAAATAAGCTGAAGGATAAGCTGGCACGCCAGATTAATAGCCTTAAGGATGTGGATGCCACCACAAGGTATGAGCTTCTTACAAGGCTTGAGAGTATGCCGAAACATACAAAGATTTGCCATGGGGATTTTAACCCGAGTAATGTGATCGTAGGGAAGAACGGCAAAATGACGGTGGTGGACTGGGCCCATGCATCGCAGGGAAATGCCAGTGCAGATGCAGCTATGACCTACCTTCTGTTTGCATTGAAAGATCAGGGGACAGCAGATCTGTATATGGATGTATTCTGCAAAAAAAGTGATACGGCGAGACAATACGTACAGCAATGGCTCCCTATAGTAGCAGCGGCACAGCTTACGAAGAATAATACATTGGAGAGAGATTTCCTGCTTAGGTGGATTGATGTTATTGATTATCAGTAA
- a CDS encoding undecaprenyl-diphosphate phosphatase, whose protein sequence is MLEALKVFILGVVEGITEWLPISSTGHLILVEEFIKLKMSDDFISMFNVVIQLGAILAVVVIYFHKLNPFSNTKTNKQKMLTFQLWVKVLIASVPAAIIGLLFDDFIDKHFMNYIVVAITLIIYGVLFIIIEKRHEHTKPAVKRLSDLTIPMVLIIGGFQVLALIPGTSRSGATIIGGLLIGAARGVAAEFTFFLAIPVMFGASFLKIVKFGFHFTGTEIFLLLLGCVVSFAVSIFAIKFLMQYIKNHDFKVFGYYRIVLGILVLLYFGMTALLG, encoded by the coding sequence ATGTTAGAGGCGTTAAAAGTATTTATACTTGGGGTTGTGGAAGGAATTACTGAATGGCTGCCAATCAGCAGTACCGGCCATCTTATTTTGGTGGAGGAGTTTATCAAGCTCAAGATGAGCGATGATTTTATATCCATGTTTAATGTTGTTATTCAGCTGGGGGCTATTTTAGCTGTGGTAGTAATTTATTTCCATAAACTGAACCCCTTTTCGAATACGAAAACAAATAAACAAAAGATGCTGACCTTCCAGCTCTGGGTGAAGGTATTGATTGCCTCTGTCCCAGCAGCTATTATAGGCCTATTGTTTGATGATTTTATCGACAAGCATTTTATGAATTATATAGTAGTTGCTATTACTCTTATTATTTACGGTGTGCTGTTTATCATTATCGAAAAACGACACGAGCATACGAAACCGGCAGTAAAACGGCTCTCCGACCTGACTATCCCCATGGTGCTCATTATTGGGGGATTTCAGGTTCTGGCATTGATACCAGGGACGTCCCGGTCGGGAGCCACGATCATCGGCGGCTTGCTGATTGGCGCTGCCAGAGGCGTGGCGGCTGAGTTTACATTCTTTCTTGCAATCCCGGTAATGTTTGGGGCAAGCTTTTTAAAGATTGTAAAATTTGGCTTTCATTTTACAGGAACCGAGATATTCCTGCTGCTTTTGGGATGTGTGGTTTCATTTGCAGTATCCATATTTGCTATTAAATTTTTAATGCAGTATATAAAAAATCATGATTTTAAAGTGTTTGGGTATTATAGAATCGTCTTGGGAATCCTGGTTCTGCTCTATTTTGGGATGACTGCGCTTTTGGGGTAG
- a CDS encoding Cof-type HAD-IIB family hydrolase: MEQQIKMIGLDLDGTLLNNKKELLPYTKRILDEAVKKGIQVLVATGRPFNGIPEELRFYPGFRYAVTANGAAILDIRENKILAQRPLPLEKAKKALETLRKYDTLQEVFFGGQGYAEGDKLNHIGHYHPNPFMWEYVRTTRKAVGDILELVIQKNRDLDKIQAVFGDMEERRKAWEELERQGGITLVGSLGYNIEINDEGVNKGTALIELGKMLGIERAEIMACGDGDNDVDMLREVGFGVAMANADEKTKAAADYITVSNEEQGVARAIEQFVLRGGKTC; this comes from the coding sequence ATGGAACAACAGATAAAGATGATAGGGTTAGACCTGGACGGCACTCTTTTGAATAATAAAAAGGAACTACTTCCTTATACAAAAAGGATCCTTGACGAGGCTGTGAAAAAAGGGATTCAGGTTTTGGTGGCTACGGGGAGGCCGTTTAATGGGATACCTGAAGAGTTAAGGTTCTATCCTGGGTTTCGGTATGCCGTTACTGCAAATGGGGCAGCCATTTTAGACATCAGGGAGAACAAAATACTGGCCCAACGGCCTCTTCCTCTGGAAAAAGCAAAGAAAGCATTGGAAACCTTGAGAAAGTATGATACATTACAAGAGGTATTCTTTGGAGGGCAGGGATATGCAGAGGGAGATAAGCTGAATCATATAGGGCATTATCATCCAAATCCATTTATGTGGGAGTATGTGCGGACTACCCGCAAGGCCGTGGGAGATATTTTGGAATTAGTCATTCAGAAAAACCGTGACCTGGATAAGATACAGGCGGTTTTTGGGGATATGGAAGAGCGGAGAAAGGCCTGGGAAGAGTTGGAGAGACAGGGGGGCATTACCCTGGTTGGTTCACTCGGATATAATATAGAGATTAATGATGAAGGGGTAAATAAAGGGACTGCACTCATAGAACTGGGGAAAATGCTTGGAATTGAGAGAGCGGAAATTATGGCCTGCGGCGACGGGGATAATGATGTGGATATGCTCAGAGAAGTCGGATTTGGCGTTGCTATGGCAAATGCTGATGAAAAAACTAAGGCAGCGGCAGACTATATTACAGTGTCAAATGAGGAGCAGGGGGTTGCCAGGGCCATAGAACAATTTGTCCTAAGAGGAGGAAAGACATGTTAG